TCATGcatcaatattcaattaGAATGGAGAATTCATGGTGATGTTTCAACGAGACAATTGTCGTTATTCGTaccgcaaaaaaaaaacaaaatgagaCTTAGCACGtcggaacaaaaaaaaacaatgatcaataatcataaacaattcaacaacatgaaAAACTAAATTGATGGGAGGAGGaagaacaaaatgaaaaaaaacaatacaacGAAACGCGtcaacgaaagaaaaatttaatatcaCTTTAAACTATTGAACACAccgacaaaagaaaaaaccaaaaacaagtttcaaaatggataaagttaaaatcctttttttttcgtcatccTTATtcccacaacaacaacaacaacttcgAACCTCAaagtagtaaaaaaaaaatcaatccatcCGTCATGCACTAAAtgtcgatcgatcgatcggtcggtgtttgtgtatattgtttttattatggCGCCCGACAAACACATTTACAgaagaaacgaaaacgaaCCGATTTGAAAAGAACAAAATCCATTTTgtcgtttgtgtgtgtgtgtgtacgtgtgtgttttgtggAATATCGAAAcctaattgattgattgttcattgattgtacgtttttttttgtattttgtttcttgttgttgtcataattacaagaaaattttattttcctcATAAACTTTAATGtgatatttattattcaaaaaaaaaaacgaaacaaacctacacactcacacacaatGATTATACGCGTGTTTTTTTGCTGAAGAATGGgaggtgttttttttttgttgttcaaaaagataattatcaaatacaatgcatataattttttctattgtaaTTTTGTTCTTTGAGGTTCATTAACACCcacacattcacacacacacacaaaattttgtttttgctatctctttttcatcatttggcACATCTTGGTTCAATCAaaagtattattattaggaaAAAATCTgttactgctgctgctaatgcatccgaatgaaaaaaaaaatagtaaaaaaaaaaatttggtaaCCAAGAGTttccggaaaaaaaatatataatgcAGCCAATTAATTCAGCCCGATTCTAAAATAGGATGTTTGGGCCCAAGGGGAGGTAATtatagtatttttttttgtgttgctgtacaaaacttttttcattcattcatttatttagcTCATACATTAAATATAGCTATAGCTAAAAATGTCATTCAATGTGTTACTACTAATATTAATCGTGAATTGATAGAATAGTGAATAATTATgaagaatgaataaattgacaaaatatatcgaagaagaaaaaaaagtttcctTTGTTTCACTCTCACACACAGACCCATCCGTGGCAATTCTatgttgtttcattatcatatatgatgatgaaataattattcttttcatcaccaccattgtgtgtgtttttttggatttttttctattcgttGTTTGAATAGCAAAAgataacatacacacatagtGACATTTCATATTCTATGTGAATACaattgagaaaaattaattaaatattGTGAAGCCTTCGATTAATATTTGCTATAATAAAGAtgctaataatgatgattatgatgggcAACAGTAACAGCAACAGCGAAAAAATAGAGGtagcgtttttttttactgtcacaacaacaacaatacaggTGAAagtaatttgtttttgtatgtcaaattttcattttttttcaaaaaaattttgttttaatggaatttgtttttgttttcaaaaatttcaataataataatgatgatgatgattattattaaaaacattaatttataatcactgtgtatgtatgtgtgtgtttgcgtatgtttttttttgcatttgatTCTTGTTATGTTGGATTTTTATTAAGTAATTACTGAACACTTGATTCgtcattatttattgatcaatgttataattgacaattttgaaaaattttttcgtttgacttgattttgaatgattttgttcacgattttttttctttttatattgtggattattattgatttcattgttattattatgacgatgtggatgatgatgatgatgtggattataattattatttccaatgaaatttttatttgatgacgTTGTTGGTATACGATGAACAATATTTTCACGATGTCGTTCggaatcattattgttatttttcgaTACCAATTCTGGTGAATCAGATGTatattgatggtgataaaaatttatgatcGGTTTTGTTACAGGATCATTTGTATAAGAAGACGAAGAAGAACTGGATTCTGGTGGCATTGGTAATGGAGCTAGTGATGGTATTCCCATTTTATTCCATACTGGCCATTTGGGTATTGGtcgttgaaatttttccaattttttataattattttcatcatcattattgctagtattattgtcatcgacatcatcatcatcatcaccaccgcCACCTTCATTATCGTTTCGATTTTTGGctgtttgttcatcatcaaaatcttcatcatcatcaacatcatcatcggaatcCAATGACCATGGTGAACTATCCGGTTCCTCGtcatcgatatcatcatcattataaagtTCATGaaatgatgtttgttgtgatgatttagtttttttattcttaatGCTAATCTTTTGTGGCATATTATCAGATGATGTTGCCATGAATGGttcatcgattgtttttgaatttttattcagtgtattgttgtttttatcacGTGGATTTTTTCGTACATAAAGTAcaatatatttttcaatttttttattttgacgTTTTTGtcttgaattttcatcaagattatcatcatcaccatcatcatcatcatcattcgttgtTACTGTTTCATAAATAGTTCTACGTTTTGGACGATTCATTGTCGATGACATTGGATAAATTGTACGTCGCCAATATACTTTTGCTACCATTGGTTGTCCTCGATTCAATGGTGGTAACACGGGAAATTCGGATAATTTTCCAGCATATGCTTTTCTTCCTACACGAGCTATAGTATGATAtaaacatgaaaataaattatgaaagaatttttcattcatattttagAACTTACCTTTATTTCGATTTGATCGATGTCTAGgaatttcatgatgataatgattacgatgatgatgaggatcaTCTTCGACAATAGATTCAGCTGGCAATATACGTTTCTTTGCTCTTTGTAACATATATTTCGGTGGCCGAAATAGTCGAAAACGTCGACCTTTATAAATGATGGTCTCCGGTGGCGGTACATTTGTTGGTGGACGTTTAACTTCAATAATATTTACCACTTGTTTtcgattatcaatcaaattaattaaatcttcatcatcatcatcatcatcgttagaATCATCGTGTTGATTTTGTCGAAATCGAATacgtttttctttgtttttaaaatattgatcaatatctCGTTCTAaatgatattcatcatcatcaccattgttaTGATTACGATCGCTATAAATAATTTTCGGTTTATTTGTCAGAATTTTAATAGCTGAAGAATTCGGATCAATTGGCTGTTCGTCATAGAATACCATCGATGATAATACTaaagaattatttttataatcattgGCTTCACTTATAGATaatgatggatgatgatgttgctgATAGACGACCGTTGGTGGTGATgtaatatttgtttttgattccaATGCTGTTGATATGATTGCCGGTGATGACACTGTTGCAGTAACATCTGTTTGATTGTTTACATCTGTTGTATGTGCTGCTGGCAATGATGAATCGGTGACATTtgtcgacaatgatgatgatgatgatgacgatgatgtggTTTCAATGATTGTTATCCTCGATAATGCAACAATGAATaagattaaaaattgaataatcattatgaatcTGGCCATTGTTATCCACGTTTTTATCATCGAATAATCATACAGACATTTcgatttcaataataaaatcgtatcatttcaatattatatatttttttctgtgcgATTataatttgcaaaaaaaaaccttgaaaaaaatgtcgttgatgatttgttttgtgtttcgTTTAGAATAACTCGTTCTGGATatgaaatgatgagaaaatgatttttttttctttcttttcatttagttcaaaatttagtttttgaattttaaaatgaacaatgaatgagagaagatggataaaaatatcaaaaaaaaaaaaaaaaaaaaatgttcgaaCGATTGGAATTTATATGGGAAATCGAtgagattgatgatgaagaagaagactTGAGATACTGTTATGACGGGTATCTGCAGCAATCTATCCGAAAAATGAGAATGGCAATGTGCAATGATATAAATGTTCTatatcattcaaacaaatcaatatcacacacaaactTCTCACACTCATACAATAaacgaatgtttttttttgaattatttcaacgaaaaaaaaaattttttttttttaatttcaacaattcgTTACATGAAGAACTTTTCAAATGTGAAAATCAGGAAAAAATCAACCGCCCGTAACTTATTGGCGTCGATAtcgccaatttttttttcgctattTCGTCCTGTCCACATCGAACGTATtgcggttttttttgttttgttttgttacaTGTTGTTCAATcgtcaatcatcaacaacttTTTTCCACTTAGTTTCTTACAATATTGTTAGGcaatttcaataaaagtAAATTAGCTttatggtaaaaaaaaactaatactaataaaaaaaaacaaatcgatcgatatacattttcgaatgataataacgaATTTACGTTCACAATTTACGTCGTATAcgatgaatgtgaatgataaacgaacaaaatagatgaaaaaaaatgacctcaattgaagaaaaactGAACAAAAACGCGAGCGACGACAATATCTCTCTTCAATAATGTTTCAAGAATTTagattaaaataattttttttttattgacaattttcaGATTCATTTATCGTTTAGACATAAAAATATAagattttgtaaaaaaataattcggAACTAAACCATTTGGTGCTAAATTTTTTGCTATAGTATCGAATccaatcgattgttgttgttggtgttgttgcATTCGAGataattttctattcatatcctgtaataatgattttaatttcatcaatgtttgtctttcttctttttttgtaattgttTCGATTCGTTGAATAAAATCTGAttgtatataataaaataatttaaaaaattgtctGCCATATGTTGATAGCATTTTATGTGCTGACATTGAAAGAAAAGCATCCAAAAGTAATGCAGTAATCTGATCGGCTGGTTGatcatttaaaatcattGCCAACCATCGCCaaccaaaatgaatgtttcgTGGATGTTCTTCCATTGGCATATTACATtgtatgattgatgaatataattcCATCAGTGAAAACATtcttgattgaaatgattctTCTGATTCTAGTTGGCCATTTTTATCGAATTGATAGCCAAGAACAATGGTGTATTCAGTATCATTTTGGTTATTTGTTCTTGTTGGAAAATATGGTATCACATATGGACAAGAAAGATAAAGATGAGCAAGAAATATATCGCCAAACATTGATACATTTGCCCATAATATCACAATAACTGGAGCCAATTTTAAAGAAATATTTTGCTGTTTACTAGCCACAAGCTagtcaatgaaaaaaaataaggaaTGGCAAAGTTAATCATTAGGaataagaaaattaaaaacactCACCAATATAATTTTTACAGTTGTGGTGATTGCAAAATGATATGAATAATCAGCATCgctaattgaaatttttttccctttatGTTCGAACCATTTTTGTCCAAAAAGATTGAGTAATCTGGATACTTTTTCACGTAAATGTTCGATAGAGATATTACAAATGCTATTTATTATACTACGAACATAGAGCTGTAATGCAGTACGTAAtggtttttttgattcattatccTGAAATTGTTGacataaattttcaaacttgatcaattttgattgataatcaatgtaTAGATCTCGAgatgttttgaatttattttttacaacattttcttgttcattcatCACTGTTTGCATCATTGAGTCATTAATGTTGTTacttgattgaattgaaattggcTTTTCGGAAGTtaaattcgatgatgatgatgttgaatttttctgaGCAATTTCATCTTGCCGACGTTTTAATTCAgcaaattgaatggaaaatttttcattaattttaagAAACTCGCCAAGTTTATCTTCACAAAATTTTCTATCCTCATCGGTGTATTCGTTTTTGGATAAAAGTAAAACCTCTATATCTTGTTCTAATAATTTAGCCACATTTCGTTGGtgatttaaatcatcatcatcgggaAATTCTTTTAGACGTTCGTCGAATATCCGGAcagattgatcaattttttccttaGAAGTAGTTAGCcataattttaattcattttgttgttgttgtttacgttctttttctttcaataataatttatgtTTCTCTTCAATTTCTCTCAATTTTAGATTCCGTTTTCTAGTTCCCATTGTATCATCACCGGATAATGATTGTGGTTTTGTTGAACtttccaattcaatttcaagttgttgaatttcatcatcatattttttctgAAATCTCATTGATTCAAGTAGATATTTTTTCTGTATCATTCGCATTTGAtcttcatattttttcattattgattcatttttttcattccattcacgTTGTCGTTCCTCTAATCGTTGTATTacttcaattttcttttgtttttcataatttttcagTTCAATATCggttattgaaaaatttggatcattggatttttcatccaaatcatcattatcattatcagtgATTAAATTATCCAGCGTATCATCGATAACtttttcatgattattaatgCCATTCAGATTAGATTTAACGGTTggcatcatcaatgaatgagaCACTTTCGATAatggtgaatgaattttcatcgatGGTGATAAACTCAAGGTGGCCAAATTTTGTTTAACCGAATTGACAATTtcctaaattttttttgtttgaagatAATTTAGTaaagaattaaaaatcattagACCTACCTCGGTACGTCCTTCTTCTTTCCAATTACAATCATATTTTAATTGACCTTTTTTCGTTTGCTTTAATGCTTCAACAATCGTCGACATGgtgttttattgtttttccattatcattattatcacaatGGATTCTAAAAGgcggcattttttttccatcaatcaGCTGATGTGagtcgaaaaattttttttttaaattctggAACGTATTATATGAATGGCAATTGAAAAggaatatttgaaattttttttcaaaaactcGCGCTTCTAACGAAAAAACATGCTGAATACAATGAACAACTTTGacattttaataatgataataataataataatcctttccaatgtaatgaaatttgaattcaaccatggcgaaaacaacaacgacaaagaATATTAATTCAgccggaaaaaaatttctataaaTATCCGGAAAGGATaagtaaatgtttttttggctaaaattaaatcatcaacatcgtatatgaatatcatttagtgatgagaaaaaaacaaacaaacaaacaaacgacatGCATGTAAACCGTAACATTAAGTTAAGACATTTATGAATCCGTTTATGaagaatgatttttttttctgttgaagCTATTTttaaaacatgaaaaacCATGGATTCATGTTTCATATCAATTTCGTTATTACTATAATGGTAGTACTATAGATGTAGTTTGTCGACCGTAAGACAATTGGCgaacagaacagaacagaaaagaaaatcaaacacatgaatcttttggattttgtttgtgtgaatttgatttatccATTACAgtgcaatatttttttttttactatccAAATactatccaaaaaaaaaacaacaagttaaacacaaatgattgattgattaataataatcattattattattactgggaataaatatttcaatcgattagttgatttatattatatCGAATTATCTTTCTTCTGTAAGGTTTTTTCCTCAtcatatatagaaaaaatgcTGGAGGctgtaaccaaaaaaaaaaaaaaaaaaaaatgcagacACACACCATACATTCAAACCACACAAGTCATATAAGCCACACATGTGTGCTTCTATACAATCATAAATGTACTCACaatcaaataacaacaagaagaaaaattcacacAACATCGCTgttgtcatgatgatgatgatcatccaaaaaaaaaaaaacatctaaCCATGGCATGGCATGTGGCAtggaatacacacacacacacacacacacatgagaGACATTCCACAATTGGTTTTTGAAGAACATTGGACacgttaaattttttttttatctcaccagaaaagaaaataaatataataaaattgtatctttacaacaacaacaacaacgagaaaaaaaacccgtaAAGTTGCCAATTgtattttatcaaattttaataatacttttatatatttgatttcttttaaataaaaaaccaccattatcaacattttatcattggtaaaatttttgtatttaacgaaaatttatttatcaatgaaaaaaaaattgataatgatgatgataatggaataATACACgaacattttcttcttctttttttttgcatttctcTCACACTCTCTTAATCATCATGTCTTGTAtatgatcttttttttattatcatcatcatcatcatcacatcataatcatcgaaaCACCACCAAAACCACTAGCAATTAAAATTGTTGTCGTCAATGACGAATCATCCGagttacattttttttttgttgtttctgtttatttgttctttttcatcatcacttgtTGTTCTATGAAAGAAATTCATACATTATTATACATTCAAGTGCCAAACTTTTCtgtacacacaaacaacaacaacaacaacaacaagtgagagaattttgaattgaaacaaacaataatccGATTTATTATAAACGAACGAATCAAAATTgactaaaacaaaaaccgaCAATAGCGACAACAATTCGtaagttgaatttttttctgtttttttttttgttgccattgCGAATGATTCTTGAAATTCCATACCacattcacaaaaaaaatgcttgcTTCTATGGTTATAAATGAATTCTATTCTCATTCAATTGTGTTTTTCATAAAGAATAAATtagtgataatgatcaaataattcatcaatatttcacttgtttttttctgtcgaaaatttatcatcatcatcatcatcatcgaatagtGAGTACATTTagactttattttttcaggATACTTTTATGGcgattgacaaaaaaaaaattctttattcagAACCCCTGAATATTTTAAAGATCAAAGGTTGTCATTCAATTGTATGGTCGTCTTTTTGTTaatattccatttttttttcttcatgcCATGGCACCatataaaatatattgatgatgatgatcttttgatgatttttttttttgaatgtgtataaattttcttttgcagTTGcgtataattattatcatcacattttATCCGTTTGAATAGAGAGGAAAGAGAGACACAAACACGCATGAGACATGctttatttgatttcaaaaaaatgaagcaTGGTTTTTGAATGgccaaaatgaatggatgaagaaaaaaaacacaaaaagtAGTGGTATATCAtctcatcaacattatcatcaacatcgtgGTTAactaaaatgatttttttttctggttgttcGAATTCGCCATGCTACTGTTGTGGCTGCTGCCGCTGCTGCTGACTTTTACTtacctaaaaaaaatagagacaaaaaaaaattgtgtccAAATGCatgcgttttttttatatatgtcGATGTCGGAGTCTGCGGTTTAAAATGATTGACTTTTTTGCTCtctaatgacaaaaaaaaaccacggCGCTTGTCTATTTTATATACTGTAGCAGGAATCACATTCGAAGAGAAGAGGtcaaatacagaaaaaacacAAGAATAGAGATAGATAGTTTCTTCcaagaataaagaattttttttttgtttcatccaaaaaaaatattgtgaaCAGACGACCGGCGTCCGTCCTAAAGAATTCTACATTCATTCGTCAATTGTATCTTGTgggtatttatttttttttttgttttgttttgtgtgtcaATTTATTACATTTCCTGAagcaaaatttattttatcattttttctttcaaattattcgcgcatgaatttcaaaacaatcattttcgatttttagatttgtctgtgtgtgtgtggtggaTAGATAGAACACAAGAGAAAGGCCAAATGTCGTTAtctcggtgtgtgtgtggacgacgactacgacgatgatgaaaatttgtcCAAAGTGCACAtgtgaatttcattttttttttagttataTGTTGTGTATGTTGTCTGTCAtgctttgtttttgatgatcgtTTAGATGTCCtgatatttgtttttcttgctgcagttcttttttttagtttttctGATGGTTTTTCAACATTCTTTTAGTTGTGCATTATGTGAACATGaatataatagaaaaaataatacgaCCAAATAATCTAACAACCATAATGTTGtcatctttgttgttgtcgtttttcatcgaatgatcatgatgaccTTGTGTATCCTCTGTTGACAATatctttatattttattcgtAAGTTATtcttcaaattttgtttggttgtcgtttttttttttgttgttggccaaAGATTATGGTGACTTGCAAATAGGTAGCtgcaggaaaaaaaattgagtaTTCGAATTCGAACTCTATTCGAATTGTCTATATGCACACACATTATGCTTTTAGAAGGATTAGTCGTTTGTATGATATAACGAATTCACCAATCATCCATATGCGTGagttaatcttttttttcgatttcctTTTTAGCATACATTTCctgtcttgttttttttataattgaaaattttttgttcaacatacatacatagtgttattatttgtatgATGAAATGGCAAATTCATGATCCATGTATTTAcccgatgacgatgatgatgatgatgatgataatgcataaaatgatatatatcaaatacattgaatgataatcatagaTAGACACATTTatattgtgtgtttgtagtTGGTAATGATATAATTGACCGGTGTGATAAATATACccaaacaatgaatgagaTTAGAAGagattgtcattattataataataaaaatttaattcgattcacaattgtttttttgtgtgtgtgttgatagATGGTcatattaaatgaaaatgtctgTTGGAATATTCCctgttttatatttttaatttaatacgatttgtgtgtgtgtgtcactAATCTGCACGCGACTATTGATCCAAAATAGATTTGATTCCATGGTGACCTCACCCAagcatttttgttgttgttgttgttgccttttggatcattt
This is a stretch of genomic DNA from Dermatophagoides farinae isolate YC_2012a chromosome 2, ASM2471394v1, whole genome shotgun sequence. It encodes these proteins:
- the LOC124498747 gene encoding uncharacterized protein LOC124498747 isoform X1, whose translation is MIKTWITMARFIMIIQFLILFIVALSRITIIETTSSSSSSSSLSTNVTDSSLPAAHTTDVNNQTDVTATVSSPAIISTALESKTNITSPPTVVYQQHHHPSLSISEANDYKNNSLVLSSMVFYDEQPIDPNSSAIKILTNKPKIIYSDRNHNNGDDDEYHLERDIDQYFKNKEKRIRFRQNQHDDSNDDDDDDEDLINLIDNRKQVVNIIEVKRPPTNVPPPETIIYKGRRFRLFRPPKYMLQRAKKRILPAESIVEDDPHHHRNHYHHEIPRHRSNRNKARVGRKAYAGKLSEFPVLPPLNRGQPMVAKVYWRRTIYPMSSTMNRPKRRTIYETVTTNDDDDDGDDDNLDENSRQKRQNKKIEKYIVLYVRKNPRDKNNNTLNKNSKTIDEPFMATSSDNMPQKISIKNKKTKSSQQTSFHELYNDDDIDDEEPDSSPWSLDSDDDVDDDEDFDDEQTAKNRNDNEGGGGDDDDDVDDNNTSNNDDENNYKKLEKFQRPIPKWPVWNKMGIPSLAPLPMPPESSSSSSSYTNDPVTKPIINFYHHQYTSDSPELVSKNNNNDSERHRENIVHRIPTTSSNKNFIGNNNYNPHHHHHPHRHNNNNEINNNPQYKKKKNREQNHSKSSQTKKFFKIVNYNIDQ
- the LOC124498747 gene encoding uncharacterized protein LOC124498747 isoform X2, whose translation is MIKTWITMARFIMIIQFLILFIVALSRITIIETTSSSSSSSSLSTNVTDSSLPAAHTTDVNNQTDVTATVSSPAIISTALESKTNITSPPTVVYQQHHHPSLSISEANDYKNNSLVLSSMVFYDEQPIDPNSSAIKILTNKPKIIYSDRNHNNGDDDEYHLERDIDQYFKNKEKRIRFRQNQHDDSNDDDDDDEDLINLIDNRKQVVNIIEVKRPPTNVPPPETIIYKGRRFRLFRPPKYMLQRAKKPRVGRKAYAGKLSEFPVLPPLNRGQPMVAKVYWRRTIYPMSSTMNRPKRRTIYETVTTNDDDDDGDDDNLDENSRQKRQNKKIEKYIVLYVRKNPRDKNNNTLNKNSKTIDEPFMATSSDNMPQKISIKNKKTKSSQQTSFHELYNDDDIDDEEPDSSPWSLDSDDDVDDDEDFDDEQTAKNRNDNEGGGGDDDDDVDDNNTSNNDDENNYKKLEKFQRPIPKWPVWNKMGIPSLAPLPMPPESSSSSSSYTNDPVTKPIINFYHHQYTSDSPELVSKNNNNDSERHRENIVHRIPTTSSNKNFIGNNNYNPHHHHHPHRHNNNNEINNNPQYKKKKNREQNHSKSSQTKKFFKIVNYNIDQ
- the Gle1 gene encoding gle1 RNA export mediator gives rise to the protein MSTIVEALKQTKKGQLKYDCNWKEEGRTEEIVNSVKQNLATLSLSPSMKIHSPLSKVSHSLMMPTVKSNLNGINNHEKVIDDTLDNLITDNDNDDLDEKSNDPNFSITDIELKNYEKQKKIEVIQRLEERQREWNEKNESIMKKYEDQMRMIQKKYLLESMRFQKKYDDEIQQLEIELESSTKPQSLSGDDTMGTRKRNLKLREIEEKHKLLLKEKERKQQQQNELKLWLTTSKEKIDQSVRIFDERLKEFPDDDDLNHQRNVAKLLEQDIEVLLLSKNEYTDEDRKFCEDKLGEFLKINEKFSIQFAELKRRQDEIAQKNSTSSSSNLTSEKPISIQSSNNINDSMMQTVMNEQENVVKNKFKTSRDLYIDYQSKLIKFENLCQQFQDNESKKPLRTALQLYVRSIINSICNISIEHLREKVSRLLNLFGQKWFEHKGKKISISDADYSYHFAITTTVKIILLVASKQQNISLKLAPVIVILWANVSMFGDIFLAHLYLSCPYVIPYFPTRTNNQNDTEYTIVLGYQFDKNGQLESEESFQSRMFSLMELYSSIIQCNMPMEEHPRNIHFGWRWLAMILNDQPADQITALLLDAFLSMSAHKMLSTYGRQFFKLFYYIQSDFIQRIETITKKEERQTLMKLKSLLQDMNRKLSRMQQHQQQQSIGFDTIAKNLAPNGLVPNYFFTKSYIFMSKR